One region of Palaemon carinicauda isolate YSFRI2023 chromosome 40, ASM3689809v2, whole genome shotgun sequence genomic DNA includes:
- the LOC137631797 gene encoding serine/threonine-protein kinase meng-po-like: MTTLARRNSSIHKVRDFQLAKVDLDDEYEVLHEIQKGWRGKLLLVEHRRTRHEVVLKAIHKDATTRIDFFREFHYNYYLSPHENILNAYDVAFEADDHYVFAQEYAPFGDLTSNTSDVGLGEINTKKIALQLASALDFMHSKDLVHRDINMDNILVFKSNFSQVKLCDFGSTRKKGTLLKKKTVWLPYTPPEIVDVVHNEGFHAETSQDVWQLGILIYVLLTGQLPWQKADLTDPNYAEYVNWRKRKTLRTPKRFTNFTSRLLRMFKRLLEPKPEKRSSVREVYKYPDDKWLVKLPRRDAGDIDNQSICYSTVSAHSCPKEKDYVLRTLKEAGIETTVDRIAKRQRIHEWLEHSLSNKTAKGEDQRALDGSTSSSTDQDDQKEDEVESQCSEDDKRLRESLRKQYQDLAALTIETARTRSVTNNIHDGHHGSAQDRKSRIMDRKPQSSNKKIDPRKGEIINSGVIVISGSIVTPVRRLSRPRAHSNSPHLGRKNFIHTQKFNDVPPSPPPRRHKQSTPPALSFESPIAKSRSYGRSDRTECGYELKHSKTYGYFTTDYSDELDLQKTSQDGSSSTDTSLASVLVQPNAYH, encoded by the exons GTTGACCTGGATGACGAGTATGAAGTCCTTCATGAAATTCAAAAGGGATGGAGAGGAAAACTACTCCTGGTTGAACATAGGAGGACTCGTCACGAGGTTGTCCTGAAGGCTATTCACAAGGATGCAACAACCCGCATCGACTTCTTTCGGGAGTTTCACTACAATTACTACCTCAGTCCCCACGAGAACATCTTAAATGCATACGACGTGGCCTTCGAGGCCGATGACCACTACGTCTTTGCCCAGGAGTATGCTCCCTTTGGTGACCTCACTAGCAACACCTCCGACGTGGGCCTGGGTGAGATCAACACCAAGAAAATAGCCCTTCAGTTGGCCTCTGCTCTCGACTTCATGCATTCAAAGGATCTCGTCCACAGGGACATCAACATGGACAACATTTTGGTCTTCAAAAGCAACTTCAGTCAGGTCAAACTTTGCGATTTTGGGTCCACAAGAAAGAAAGGAACTCTACTGAAGAAGAAGACGGTTTGGTTGCCCTATACGCCGCCCGAGATAGTGGATGTTGTGCACAATGAGGGCTTCCACGCTGAGACATCTCAG GATGTGTGGCAACTTGGCATACTGATCTACGTGCTTCTGACTGGACAGCTGCCCTGGCAAAAGGCTGACCTCACTGACCCTAATTACGCAGAATATGTCAACTGGAGGAAGAGGAAGACTCTGCGAACCCCTAAACGCTTTACTAATTTCACATCTCGTCTACTGCGCATGTTCAAGAGATTACTAGAGCCTAAGCCTGAGAAGAGATCATCCGTCAGAGAGGTTTACAAATACCCGGATGACAAGTGGTTGGTGAAGCTTCCCCGGAGAGACGCTGGCGATATTGACAATCAAAGCATCTGCTACTCAACGGTCTCAGCTCAttcctgtccaaaggaaaaagacTATGTCTTGAGAACTTTGAAAGAGGCAGGCATAGAGACTACCGTCGACCGAATAGCAAAGCGTCAAAGGATACATGAATGGCTGGAACATTCACTTTCGAACAAAACTGCAAAGGGAGAGGACCAAAGAGCACTGGACGGTTCGACCTCTTCATCGACCGACCAAGATGACCAAAAAGAGGATGAGGTCGAATCTCAGTGCTCAGAAGATGACAAGAGACTGAGGGAGAGTTTAAGGAAACAGTACCAAGACCTTGCTGCGCTTACTATTGAAACTGCTCGAACAAGGAGCGTCACAAATAACATCCATGATGGACACCATGGTTCTGCTCAAGACAGGAAGTCAAGGATCATGGATCGCAAGCCACAATCTTCAAACAAAAAAATCGACCCCAGAAAGGGCGAAATTATTAATTCTGGCGTGATCGTAATATCAGGAAGCATAGTCACTCCTGTCCGAAGATTATCCCGACCAAGAGCCCATAGTAATAGTCCGCACCTAGGAAGGAAAAATTTCATACACACTCAGAAATTTAACGACGTGCCTCCAAGTCCGCCACCAAGAAGACATAAGCAAAGCACCCCACCCGCTTTGTCTTTTGAGAGCCCTATTGCCAAAAGCCGTTCCTACGGTAGATCAGATAGGACTGAATGCGGGTACGAGTTAAAACACAGCAAGACTTACGGGTACTTCACAACCGATTATTCAGACGAATTGGACTTGCAGAAAACCAGTCAAGATGGCAGCAGCTCAACAGACACGAGCCTAGCGAGCGTGCTTGTGCAACCAAATGCATACCATTAA